A single region of the Thermococcus paralvinellae genome encodes:
- the endA gene encoding tRNA-intron lyase codes for MKEPIAFYLSGERVFSEREKAINQFYNKRYFGEVINGKLFLSLIEAAYLVDKGKIKVFDGNRELSLGELFDLGKKKDEQFDLKFLVYKDLRDRGYVVKTALKYGSHFRVYRKGMEEHSDWLIWVVSESQKMFPNDLTARIRVAHGVRKKMIMAIVDEDNDIVYYQIERVKF; via the coding sequence TTGAAGGAACCAATTGCTTTTTATCTAAGCGGAGAAAGGGTTTTCAGTGAAAGAGAGAAGGCAATAAATCAGTTTTACAACAAGCGGTATTTTGGAGAAGTCATCAACGGAAAGCTTTTCTTATCTCTGATTGAAGCCGCATACTTGGTGGATAAAGGGAAAATTAAAGTCTTTGATGGGAATAGGGAGCTGAGCCTGGGAGAGCTTTTTGATTTAGGAAAGAAGAAAGACGAGCAGTTTGATCTGAAGTTTTTAGTGTATAAAGATTTAAGAGATAGGGGATACGTTGTAAAAACTGCCCTCAAATACGGCTCCCACTTTAGAGTTTATCGCAAAGGGATGGAGGAACATTCAGATTGGCTCATTTGGGTTGTAAGTGAGAGCCAAAAAATGTTTCCAAATGATTTAACGGCAAGAATAAGGGTCGCACACGGAGTGAGGAAGAAAATGATCATGGCGATTGTTGATGAAGATAATGACATTGTATATTACCAGATTGAGAGGGTGAAGTTTTAA
- the rimI gene encoding ribosomal protein S18-alanine N-acetyltransferase: MSASSRDLPQMKRIPLSLVVIRPAKLFDLPEIVRIEHRSFREQYPRGLFIMFLENNPDTFLVAEYNGKVVGYVMAYLKPDLEGHVMSIAVDPLYRGNGIGKALMTSVINKLIEKGARYIGLEVRVSNEKAIKLYETLGFRKVKRIIGYYSDGEDAYYMVLPANEWRGGN; the protein is encoded by the coding sequence ATGAGTGCCTCTTCAAGAGACTTGCCACAGATGAAAAGGATCCCTTTAAGTTTGGTTGTCATTAGGCCTGCAAAGCTTTTTGATTTGCCAGAGATAGTTAGGATAGAGCATCGGTCATTCAGAGAACAGTATCCAAGAGGACTTTTTATAATGTTTCTAGAGAACAATCCAGATACTTTTTTGGTTGCTGAGTATAACGGGAAAGTTGTGGGTTATGTTATGGCGTATCTGAAGCCTGATTTAGAAGGACACGTTATGAGCATAGCCGTTGATCCTCTTTATAGGGGGAATGGCATAGGTAAAGCCTTGATGACTTCGGTAATTAATAAACTCATAGAAAAAGGAGCTAGATACATAGGATTGGAGGTTAGGGTTAGCAATGAAAAGGCGATAAAGCTTTATGAAACCCTTGGATTTAGAAAGGTGAAGAGGATCATCGGCTACTATTCAGATGGAGAAGATGCATATTACATGGTCTTGCCAGCGAATGAATGGAGGGGAGGGAATTGA
- the herA gene encoding DNA double-strand break repair helicase HerA — MKITEEVVGIVKGEATVTNYTFSAQPDAELRFGEFVVAQNREGEWVIGNIRKLENINWLLSGGKSTYHALQLDLEQYGDSIEANEELIATVRILGKIKINGEKVEVLPNRVPIPNGRKVYRLSDEVLKAIYNPGVGYIEIGNLLLRESVPIYLNADELVSRHFAVLAVTGAGKSNTVAVMISQIVEKLRGTVVVLDPHGDYIKLKLPNTGKEYVKIIEAKIRPEEMDSEELADLIEVAKNATIQREFLAKAWETVKHEYPNLGGREIIEKLMETISDWIRHKEARYWDGAKQSYLTEELKSERVDTLRGVVLRIRRFLRNYGALLTSEDLISQIEPGKANVIDLGPLDEGQMKVVVGKLLHAIFEARVDYEKARKKLERIKEELRESKVARTSKLEEEMRELEKTMRDIEAKSKALAEPILLIVEEAHIFAPQGEHNDAVRILSRIAREGRKFGVGLGIVSQRPNKLNEDVLSQTNTKIILRIVNPKDQDYVLKASEQLSSDLLSDIASLGKGEAVIVGQAITLPALVKIHNFKSKGGDYGGEDIGVVSRWLKRAEEEEKEREIQQIYEDEGIEYDL, encoded by the coding sequence ATGAAAATAACAGAAGAAGTCGTTGGTATAGTCAAAGGTGAGGCAACTGTCACAAACTACACATTCTCTGCTCAGCCTGATGCCGAATTACGATTTGGAGAATTTGTTGTTGCCCAAAATAGAGAGGGTGAGTGGGTCATTGGCAATATTAGAAAGCTTGAAAATATAAACTGGCTTCTCAGTGGAGGAAAAAGCACCTATCATGCCCTTCAACTGGATTTAGAACAATATGGAGACAGTATTGAAGCTAATGAAGAACTTATAGCAACTGTAAGAATTCTTGGTAAAATCAAAATTAACGGGGAAAAAGTTGAAGTTTTGCCAAATAGAGTTCCTATTCCCAATGGTAGGAAGGTGTATCGTCTAAGCGATGAAGTTCTCAAGGCAATATATAATCCCGGAGTTGGATATATAGAGATTGGAAATCTTCTTTTGAGAGAAAGTGTTCCAATTTATCTAAATGCTGATGAACTCGTTTCAAGGCATTTTGCAGTTTTAGCTGTTACAGGCGCTGGTAAATCAAATACTGTGGCTGTGATGATTAGTCAAATTGTTGAAAAGCTTAGGGGCACAGTTGTTGTTCTCGATCCTCATGGAGATTACATTAAGCTAAAGCTTCCAAATACTGGAAAAGAGTATGTCAAGATAATTGAAGCTAAAATAAGACCAGAGGAGATGGACAGTGAGGAATTGGCTGATTTGATTGAGGTTGCCAAAAATGCAACAATTCAGAGAGAATTCTTGGCCAAAGCTTGGGAAACCGTTAAGCATGAGTATCCGAACCTAGGTGGCAGAGAGATTATCGAAAAGCTCATGGAAACAATAAGTGATTGGATAAGGCATAAGGAGGCGAGATACTGGGACGGGGCAAAGCAGAGCTATCTAACTGAGGAGCTCAAGTCAGAGAGAGTTGATACTTTGAGGGGAGTTGTTCTGAGAATCAGAAGATTCCTAAGAAACTATGGAGCATTATTGACGAGTGAGGATTTAATTTCCCAGATTGAGCCAGGTAAAGCTAATGTCATTGATTTAGGTCCTTTAGATGAAGGGCAAATGAAAGTTGTCGTTGGTAAGCTTTTGCATGCTATATTTGAGGCGAGAGTGGATTATGAAAAAGCAAGGAAGAAGCTTGAACGCATAAAAGAAGAATTGAGAGAAAGTAAGGTTGCCAGAACTTCAAAGCTTGAGGAAGAAATGAGAGAGCTTGAGAAAACTATGAGGGATATTGAAGCTAAAAGCAAAGCTCTCGCTGAACCAATCCTTCTGATTGTGGAAGAAGCTCACATCTTCGCTCCACAAGGAGAGCACAATGACGCTGTGAGAATTTTAAGCAGAATTGCGAGAGAAGGTAGAAAATTTGGAGTTGGTTTGGGAATAGTATCTCAAAGACCAAATAAGCTGAATGAAGATGTCTTGAGCCAAACAAACACGAAGATAATTTTAAGGATTGTGAACCCAAAAGACCAAGATTATGTTCTTAAAGCGAGTGAGCAACTGAGTTCAGATTTGCTCTCAGATATTGCCTCTCTCGGTAAAGGTGAGGCTGTAATAGTTGGTCAAGCAATTACTCTACCTGCTTTGGTCAAAATACACAACTTCAAATCTAAAGGCGGAGATTACGGTGGTGAAGATATAGGAGTTGTCTCAAGATGGCTCAAGAGGGCTGAGGAAGAAGAAAAGGAGAGGGAAATTCAGCAGATTTATGAGGATGAGGGGATAGAGTATGACCTTTAA